The following proteins are encoded in a genomic region of Alnus glutinosa chromosome 8, dhAlnGlut1.1, whole genome shotgun sequence:
- the LOC133876026 gene encoding probable UDP-N-acetylglucosamine--peptide N-acetylglucosaminyltransferase SEC: MSEPYPMPIKPQLGTAESFVEENPKRLSQQLPRFVVLADLNVDPPEADGDDSVHVSAPDLTRLSNEESSQDKSTVIYNDCETMEGEVKRSNKSGKCRSRNNKVDCSLDYGADADGEQHGQGAPSSREEKVSSLKTGLVHVARKMPKNAHAQFILGLMYQRLGQPLKAVVAYEKAAEILLRSEAEIDRPDLLSMVQIHHAQCLILESSVDNNSDKELEPKELEDILCKLKESTQSDMRQAALWNSLGLILLKTGRLQSAITVLSSLLAVAPDNHDCLGNLGIAYLQCGNLDQSEKCFQELILKDQNHPAALINYAALLLCKYGSVVAGAGANAGEGAAVEQVTAVNVAKECLLAALKPDPKAAHIWANLANAYYMTGDHRSSGKCLEKAAKIEPNCMSTRYAVAVNRIKDAERSQDPGEQLSWAGNEMASIIRDGDPVLIDLPVAWAGLAMVHKAQHEIAAAFETKQNDLMEVEDRAVNSLKQAVAEDPDDAVQWHQLGLHSLCTRQFKTSQKFLKAAVARLKEISFAWSNLGISLQLSGEPSQAEEMYKRALALATTEQAHAIFSNLGNLYRQQKQYDRAKAMFTKSLELQPGYAPAFNNLGLVFVAEGCLGEAKYCFEKALQADPLLDAAKSNMIKAVSMSRLCDGFTSCHLRD, encoded by the exons ATGTCCGAACCGTACCCAATGCCTATAAAACCACAACTCGGAACCGCAGAGAGCTTCGTCGAAGAGAACCCGAAGAGGCTGTCGCAACAGCTTCCCAGGTTCGTCGTTTTAGCCGACCTTAACGTCGACCCTCCTGAAGCGGACGGCGACGATTCCGTTCACGTGTCCGCCCCAGACCTCACCAG GTTGAGTAATGAGGAGAGCAGTCAAGACAAGAGTACGGTGATTTACAACGACTGTGAGACCATGGAAGGTGAAGTTAAACGTTCGAACAAATCGGGGAAATGCCGTTCAAGGAATAATAAGGTAGATTGCTCTCTTGATTATGGAGCAGATGCTGATGGCGAGCAGCATGGTCAAGGGGCTCCTTCGTCGCGTGAGGAAAAAGTTAGCAGCCTAAAAACT GGGTTAGTTCATGTCGCAAGGAAGATGCCCAAAAATGCTCATGCTCAGTTTATACTTGGCCTAATGTACCAAAGGTTGGGTCAACCTCTGAAG GCTGTTGTGGCGTATGAGAAGGCAGCGGAAATCTTGCTCCGCTCTGAGGCAGAGATCGATAGGCCAGATTTACTTTCAATGGTTCAAATTCACCATGCACAG TGTCTTATACTAGAGAGTTCAGTGGATAATAACTCAGATAAAGAACTTGAACCTAAAGAGCTTGAGGATATTCTTTGTAAACTGAAGGAGTCAACGCAATCAGATATGAGACAGGCTGCTTTATGGAATTCCCTAGGCTTGATACTTCTTAAAACTGGTCGTCTACAG aGTGCTATTACGGTTCTGTCATCGTTGTTGGCTGTTGCTCCAGACAACCACGATTGCCTTGGAAACCTTGGGATTGCTTACCTTCAATG TGGAAACTTGGATCAAtcagaaaaatgttttcaagagTTGATCTTAAAAGATCAAAATCATCCTGCTGCCCTAATCAACTATGCGGCCCTTCTTTTGTGTAAATATGGCTCAGTTGTAGCAG GTGCGGGGGCAAATGCTGGTGAAGGTGCTGCTGTAGAACAGGTTACAGCTGTCAATGTTGCAAAGGAATGTTTGCTAGCAGCATTGAAACCAGATCCAAAAGCAGCACATATATGGGCGAACCTTGCTAATGCATATTATATGACTGGTGATCATAGGAGTTCTGGAAAGTGCTTGGAGAAG GCAGCAAAAATTGAACCCAATTGTATGTCTACCCGATATGCTGTTGCGGTGAACCGAATCAAGGATGCAGAAAGGTCTCAGGATCCTGGTGAACAGCTCTCTTGGGCTGGAAATGAAATGGCTTCAATAATAAGAGATGGAGATCCTGTTCTGATTGATCTTCCCGTGGCATGGGCAGGGCTTGCCATGGTTCACAAAGCACAACATGAGATTGCTGCTGCATTTGAAACTAAACAGAATGATTTGATGGAGGTGGAAGATCGTGCTGTTAACAGCTTAAAGCAG GCTGTAGCAGAGGATCCAGATGATGCTGTACAGTGGCACCAGCTCGGCCTTCATAGCCTCTGCACTCGACAATTCAAAACATCACAGAAGTTCCTGAAAGCTGCAGTTGCTCGATTGAAAGAGATCAGCTTTGCATGGTCAAATCTCG GTATCTCACTGCAACTATCGGGGGAGCCATCACAAGCTGAAGAAATGTACAAGCGGGCCTTGGCGTTGGCAACAACTGAGCAAGCACATGCTATATTTTCCAACCTCGGAAATTTGTACCGTCAGCAAAAACAATATGACCGTGCAAAAGCAATGTTTACCAAGTCACTTGAGCTGCAGCCTGGTTATGCTCCGGCATTCAACAATCTGGGTCTTGTATTTGTTGCCGAGGGTTGCCTGGGGGAAGCGAAGTATTGTTTTGAAAAAGCCCTCCAGGCAGACCCATTGCTAGATGCAGCCAAGTCCAACATGATTAAAGCAGTGTCCATGTCTAGACTCTGTGACGGCTTCACCTCGTGTCATCTTCGGGACTAA